The sequence TCGCCTTGCCAAGGCGAGGGTCGCGGGTTCGAATCCCGTCTCGTGCTCTTTCAATGACAATTGAATAAAGGTTCTGATTTAAAGAACAATAATATGCACGAGTGGCTCAGTGGTGGAGTATCGCCTTGCCAAGGCGAGGGTCGCGGGTTCGAATCCCGTCTCGTGCTTTTTGTGTCTTGACTGATAAGGAAAGAATGGATTGCCAATGGCTGCCTGATGATATGCAGGTGCTGTTGGCTTTTTTTATTATAGGAAAATCCTTTGGAATCCTATAATAAAAAAATGCACTTCTAAGATAAAGGTCGAAATGGAGTTCCGAATTATACAAAAAACAAGGGAAACAGGAGCAGTTTATATAAGCATTATTGAAAAAAAAAGGTGTTATAATTATAAAAAAGAGAGATAAAAATGATTAGTCGGGAGAAATGATATATGAAAAAGAAACAATATTTTTTGGCGGGGATAGTTATATTAGTCATTTTAGGTATAGCAATTGCCGTCATCTTTAATGGCAGAAACAAGAATGCAGAAGAAAATTCTTCGTCGAAAGTGGTGACAGTTGTGTCGGAGGAAGGATATCAGTTTTATAGCGAAGTTGTGCAAAAAGATTATAAAGAGCAAGATCAGAAAGAACTAGAGAAAAAGACAAAAGAATATGCAAAGGAAGTGTATGCTCAATTTGCATTAGGGGAAGCGTATAATCTTTGCAAACCGTACTCCTATGAATCGCTAAAGATGGATATGGAAGCAGAAAATCAGCAGCGTCAGGCGAAAAAGAGTGCAGGAGAAGTTGTTTACGGTACATTGGAATATACATTAGACAGTTATCTTGAATATACACTCAGTAATCTGAAAATACAGACAGTGGATTATATGGTAAGAAATCATGAGGAATCCTTAGAGAAAGAAGCAAAAACATATTGGGAAGCACACCCTGATAAATTTGAGAGAGTAGATGAGATCACATATCGTTTAGGTGAAGAGACGAAAAAAGTTGTCTGGGATGAACTTTCCACATTGGAAAAGACAGATAGTGAATTGTTTGAATATTTGTATTATGGGGAAGAGGGTGATCAGTTCACATTATCGGAGAGGGACGAACCAATCAGTGGAGAGATTTTGAAAAAAACAATGAAGACTGCTGATTTTGAGGCGGACAAAAGCACGGTCCTTAAGATTTACATATCGGATGTTTATTATGAAAAGCTGGTGAAACAGGCTGAGAAAGAGCATCCACTGGAGTTTGAATTAAATCAGGGGCAGTAAAGAGGATGTACTGTTTCTGTTTTAAGAAATAATAAAGAAAGGAAGTAAAAAAATATGAAAGGGAAAATGGTAAAACGTTTACTGGCAGTTGGTTTGTCTATTGCAATGGCGGTGACAACGTTCCAGACAGTGGGAACTTCTGGTCCTGGAATTGTACAGGCGGCTTCTACAGTGACAAATGAAAATCTGCTGAAAAATCCTACATTTGAAGAAGGTGTGGATCTTGGCACTCATTCTGATAGTAATCAGAATAACAAAGTAGGAAACTGGTTCGCGTATTCAACACAAAATCCGGGAACAGTAAAAAAAGTACAGGAAAATGCACACAACGGAGAATGGTCAGCAACTGTTGCAAAACAAAATGATGCATTGGAGCAGGATGTGCCGGATCTTCAGAAGGGAGCAACATACAAACTTTCTGTATGGGCAAAAAATACGAACCCATCTGGTCTTAAAACATGGCTGTGTCTGAAATGGTACGGAGGAAGCGAAAAGAAAGTTGCAATCGATTCTTCAGAATACAAACAATATGAGATTGAATTTACATATACAGGGGCAACTGGAACAGATGCAGGAAAAAATACAAGAGCTGCAATCTGGGTGGAAAGAGGCAATAGTGGAAATGTATATGTGGATGACTGGTCATTACAGATTTCCAGTGATCTTAAGAGCTTAAGCGTGGAAAATGGAGCGCTGAAAGCAGAATATAATGCAGACTATCAGGGCGAAATGAAGAGTTCTGATTTTGATATCTCTTATACATCCTCTTTAGAACCTGAAGTGGCAAAGAAACTGGATATTACAAGTGAAACTGTGAACGGCAAGGCATTGACAATGAATTTTGCAGAGATTGCAAAACAGCCTATGAAACAGACAATCACAGTCACTGCTACTTATAAACCAAGCAAACAGCCTATGGTAGTAGACTTTGATGTAGATGCATCCGGAGAAGAGTTGGTAGAAGCAAATCTTACCGGAATTACTGCTGAAAATGGCAGTGTCACAGCGAATTTGGATAAAGTGCCTACAGTAGCTCCGGTAAAATATGACTTTACATTAGAATATAAAGTGAATGATGGAGCATTTGAGAAGGCTGCAATTAAAGAGTTTACTTATAATAAGGACAGCAAAAATGTTGTTATGACATTTGACAAAATCTCAGGGGCTGTAGATCCGAAAGATGTAACCGTAAAAGTAACATATAAAGATGTGGCTAAGACAGCAGAGTTCAGAGTAGAACTTGGAAGCGGCGTGAAATATTACGTGGACGCTACAAACGGAAAGGACAGCAACAACGGTACAAGTCCTGAGACTGCATGGCAGACAATTGACAGAGTCAACCAGGAAAATTTCCAGCCGGGAGACCAGATTCTGTTTAAAGCAGGAGAGACTTGGACAGGTGCATTAAAACCACAAGGATCTGGTGTGGATGGAGCACCGATTGTGATTGCAAGCTATGGTGAAGGAAAGAAACCAATTTTAATGCCAGGTGAAGACTGGACGATTTCTCATATGAACATTGCGAATCAAGTTGTTCGCAACCCAAAAGTCAACAATGTAATTACATTCTTCAACCAGGAATACTGGGAAGTAAGAGATTTGGAATTATATGATTCTACGTATGAACAAAATACAAATACAAATGTTTACCGCAGAGGTATCAATATCTCAGCAGAAGATGTTGGGGATCTTTCTTACTTTAAGTTTGATAATCTGACAATTCACGGATTTAGAGGACCAATCAGCAATGAAGGGAAATCTTCCGGTGGAATTATTATGACAGTGACAACAAACCTGAACGATGCATCAAAAAGAGTTCCAACAGCGGTGCATGACATCAGCGTTACAAACTGTGAACTGTATGATCTGGGAAGATCTGGAATCAACTTTGTTTCACCTTGGACAACAAGAGAAGGTGACAAATGGAATAAGTATGCACCATTTGGATATGCAGGAAAAGGTGCATGGAAACCATATGAAAGATTTACACTGAGCAACAATATTATTCATGATATTGACGGTGATGGAACAATTGTAGATGGTTGTAAAGATGTAACAGTAGATCATAACACAGTATATCGTGCAGTATATAACTGCTGGTATGGTGTTGGACTTTTCAACTGGAACTCAGACAATGTCGTATTTGAATACAATGAAGTATATGAATCATCTCCGGCAGATGCATTACTTGGAGCAGGAGATGGACAGGGAATCGAAATTGATGCGCTGAACCAAAATACATTAGTACAGTACAATTATCTGCATGATAACGCAGGTGGCGTATTTATGTGGTGCTGTACTGCAAGCTTAAGAGGATTTAATGGAATTTATCGCTATAACATCAGTCAGAATGACGGTGCAAAACACGGTGTAATTGACTGGAGAGAAGGTCATGAAGGAAGTATGGCTTACAACAACACGATTTATCTAGGTGAAGGAATTGACAGAGAATGGTTGAAAAACGGCTATACAGGTGGAAAGAGTGATGCGAAGTTCTACAATAATATCGTAGTAAATAAAGGAAATATGACACCTGGAAAAGGATTTAATGAACAGGAAATCGACTACGAGAGCAATATCTTTGTAGGA comes from Coprococcus phoceensis and encodes:
- a CDS encoding right-handed parallel beta-helix repeat-containing protein, with the translated sequence MKGKMVKRLLAVGLSIAMAVTTFQTVGTSGPGIVQAASTVTNENLLKNPTFEEGVDLGTHSDSNQNNKVGNWFAYSTQNPGTVKKVQENAHNGEWSATVAKQNDALEQDVPDLQKGATYKLSVWAKNTNPSGLKTWLCLKWYGGSEKKVAIDSSEYKQYEIEFTYTGATGTDAGKNTRAAIWVERGNSGNVYVDDWSLQISSDLKSLSVENGALKAEYNADYQGEMKSSDFDISYTSSLEPEVAKKLDITSETVNGKALTMNFAEIAKQPMKQTITVTATYKPSKQPMVVDFDVDASGEELVEANLTGITAENGSVTANLDKVPTVAPVKYDFTLEYKVNDGAFEKAAIKEFTYNKDSKNVVMTFDKISGAVDPKDVTVKVTYKDVAKTAEFRVELGSGVKYYVDATNGKDSNNGTSPETAWQTIDRVNQENFQPGDQILFKAGETWTGALKPQGSGVDGAPIVIASYGEGKKPILMPGEDWTISHMNIANQVVRNPKVNNVITFFNQEYWEVRDLELYDSTYEQNTNTNVYRRGINISAEDVGDLSYFKFDNLTIHGFRGPISNEGKSSGGIIMTVTTNLNDASKRVPTAVHDISVTNCELYDLGRSGINFVSPWTTREGDKWNKYAPFGYAGKGAWKPYERFTLSNNIIHDIDGDGTIVDGCKDVTVDHNTVYRAVYNCWYGVGLFNWNSDNVVFEYNEVYESSPADALLGAGDGQGIEIDALNQNTLVQYNYLHDNAGGVFMWCCTASLRGFNGIYRYNISQNDGAKHGVIDWREGHEGSMAYNNTIYLGEGIDREWLKNGYTGGKSDAKFYNNIVVNKGNMTPGKGFNEQEIDYESNIFVGFDEVPSNDTTLIQEDPKFVAPGTGGKGIDSVKGYKLQADSPAIDAGLNIENNGGKDYFGTPLADGKTDIGAAEYVVELDKTELNALIEYAKSQQENENYQYVVPVVKEKFEAALAEAEKVSANNAATQEAVNTAYDKLLDMVHHLEFTGNTSSLKVLVDAAKGLEEQFYTAESWKPFTEALKEAEAVLADENALQEEIDAVRAALKTAMDGLVKKPLADKSKLEKLVKDSETKYEPNLDKYTPASGESFKEALDAARSVLADENATQKQVDSAYTTLQKAIFGLRLIPNKEALEDLINKVESMDLSGYTTESVQALKNVLLEVKAVMEDPEADQKEVDAAEKALRASRDGLVAVEDAKKADSSKKVAKTGDATSPIGWTLAGVLAVLAVVAAFFVRRKKR